The following proteins come from a genomic window of Nicotiana tabacum cultivar K326 unplaced genomic scaffold, ASM71507v2 Un00026, whole genome shotgun sequence:
- the LOC142178898 gene encoding secreted RxLR effector protein 161-like, producing the protein MDNAHPLSTPMVVKSLDINKDPFRPQENDEELVGDNTPYLSAVGLLMYLANNTRPNITFIVSLIARFSSSPTRRHWNGVNHIFRYLRGTLDMRLFYSNEFKSGMIGYADAGYLSDPHKEMCGFLMKKDNPTTLYEYNVSCIAQLKGGYIK; encoded by the exons ATGGATAatgcacatccattgagtaccccaatGGTTGTGAAATCGCTTgacataaataaagatccatttcggCCTCAAGAAAATGACGAAGAACTCGTTGGTGATAACACTCCATATCTTAGTGCAGTTGGGTTACTGATGTATCTTGCTAATAATACCCGGCCAAATATTACTTTTATAGTAAGTTTAATAGCAAGATTCAGTTCCTCCCCAACAAGAAGACATTGGAATGGTGTTAATCATATATTTAGATATCTTCGGGGAACTCTAGATATGAGATTGTTTTATTCTAATGAATTCAAGTCAGGAATGATTGGCTATGCCGATGCAggttatttgtctgatccacataaa GAAATGTGTGGTTTTCTTATGAAAAAAGATAATCCAACTACACTATATGAATACAATGTTTCTTGCATTGCTCAACTGAAAGGAGGATACATCAAATGA